The DNA region TCCCTATGCTGAATTAATCCTTTAGGCTGGTTTCCTGTTATATATTCTGAAACCTGAACAATGCCCCCGGCTATTTGGTATCCTCTGCAATTAGATAAAATTATCACTGAAACGGAATTTACCCGTCGTTTCATCTTTCACATAGATTCTGATGGCTTATTTGATTATGAGGCTGGGCAATTTTTAACCTGTGATCTTCCCATTGGAGAAAAAAGAGCACAACGCTGGCGTAGTTACAGCATTGCAAACTGGAATCCAGGAAATCAGGAAATTGAATTTTGCATTTCCTATAAAGAAGGGGGACCTGCATCTGAATACTTTTTTAAAAACATTTCGATAGGCGATCAATTTAAATGCAAAGGTCCGGAAGGTACGTTTATCCTTCCCGATCAAACTTCGCAAAATTTAATTCTAATTTGCACGGGCACCGGACTTGCCCCTTTTAGAGCCATGATTCAAAAAATCATTAAACAAAAAATCACATT from Saprospiraceae bacterium includes:
- a CDS encoding FAD-dependent oxidoreductase, encoding MPPAIWYPLQLDKIITETEFTRRFIFHIDSDGLFDYEAGQFLTCDLPIGEKRAQRWRSYSIANWNPGNQEIEFCISYKEGGPASEYFFKNISIGDQFKCKGPEGTFILPDQTSQNLILICTGTGLAPFRAMIQKIIKQKITFDSIHLIYGTRTLKDIIYKSELLQWPQDVLNLNTHICLSRETELFEFNSPSVFVHSGYVHPVYKTMLQNNLIDSTKSNFLICGWSAMIDEAVLNLFSEYKIPRERIRFELYG